The following proteins come from a genomic window of Emys orbicularis isolate rEmyOrb1 chromosome 9, rEmyOrb1.hap1, whole genome shotgun sequence:
- the LOC135884139 gene encoding uncharacterized protein LOC135884139: MQVWDDEQWLQNFWMRKATFLDLCVELALVPQLKDTRIRAALLVKMHMAITAWKLATLDCYRLVANQFGVGKLTVGAVLMQVCRAINCILLQRTVTLGNVRVIVDGFAEMGFPNCGGLIDDTHIPILAPDHLAMEYINRKGYFSMVLQALVDHRGHFTVINARWSRKVHDAHIFRNTGLYRKLQVGTFFPDQKITVGDVEMTIVIPGDTAYPLQTWLMKHDMENLDSSREWFNNRLSRCRMTVECAFGRLKACWRCLYGRLDFDADNIPIVRAACCTLHNLCEVEGEKFAQGWSGEADYLAAEFEQPDTRAIRGSQRGAIRIREALRQHFENENQ; the protein is encoded by the coding sequence atgcaggtgtgggatgacgagcagtggctacagaacttttggatgcggaaagccaccttcctggaccTGTGTGTGGAGCTCGCCCTAGTACCGCAGCTCAAAGACACCAGAATAAGAGCTGCCCTATTGGTAAAGATGCACATGGCAATCACTGCATGGAAGCTGGCGACGCTAGACTGCTACCGGTTGgtcgcaaatcaatttggagttgggaagttgACCGTTGGGGCtgtgttaatgcaagtgtgcagggcaattaattgcatcctgctacaaaggaccgttactctgggaaatgtgcgtgtaatagtggacggctttgcagaaatgggtttccctaactgtggaggtcTGATAGAtgacacacacattccaattttggcaccagaccaccttgcaatggagtacatcaataggaaggggtacttctccatggtgctgcaggcacttgtggatcaccgtgggcatttcactgtCATCAATGCGAGGTggtccaggaaggtgcatgacgcacacatcttcaggaacaccggcCTATATAGAAAGCTACaagtggggactttctttccagaccagaagattacagtgggggaCGTTGAAATGACCATAGTGATCCCGGGAGACACAGCATATCCGTTACAGACCTGGCTCATGAAACATGACATGgaaaacctggacagcagtagggagtggttcaacaacaggctgagtaggtgtcggatgacagtggaatgtgcctttggcagattaaaggcgtgctggcgatgcctttatggcaggttagacttCGATGCGGATAATATTCCCATTGTCAGAGCCGCATGTTGTACATTGCATAATCTTTGTGAAGTTGAGGGTGAAAagtttgctcaggggtggagtggtgaGGCAGACTACTTGGCTGCTgagtttgagcagccagataccagggctatcagaGGGTCCCAGAGGGGGGcaattcgaatcagggaggctttgaggcaacactttgaaaatgagaaccagtaa